In Helianthus annuus cultivar XRQ/B chromosome 3, HanXRQr2.0-SUNRISE, whole genome shotgun sequence, a single window of DNA contains:
- the LOC110929515 gene encoding extra-large guanine nucleotide-binding protein 1 encodes MSKILRSILPNHSSKKVEDDEYNVEYSFATEYSGPPVSYEIPKAVPVDIGSIPTASVVSTPVNSGNLSLPVIYPVVKRRVEFVSSENKETSLHQPGSLEKEGSSASSGFSDSQENSHESSMSSDVEGLDNDCHEIEEVSASEDDERTDQEVSNYDTRTQIVTFLEPESSAMVHDESGYDESGSMMQERPHANLNIKKGLCHYCLKGNRFTKKECCIVCDAKYCSKCVLRVMGYMPEGRKCITCIGYPIDESKRGQLGKCSSVLKQVLADFQVEQVMLAEKSCQVNQAPHWLIYVNGNHLSLEEAYQLQTCSHPPKGLVPGFYWYDKLSGFWGKEGKKPSQIITPGLSIGGMIMKNASNGSTNVIVNNRVITKRELWMLKVARINHKGSPSYWVSHNGSYQEEGQNQQQNGKIWEKRGIKMACFILSLPMPPKSFISSEEEVVNGSQQKQKKTDTKPLTKILLVGQDQSGISAIYKQAKILNRVPFSEDERQKVKSLIQRNLYLYISILLEGLQQFEEDYSIQIGKKPIDQPGTSAAGSSVDDIELNVYSLSGKLNKFSEWLLQIVESGDLDVIFPAATREYAAVVEELWKDKAFQATYARRDELPALPIVADYFLPRAAEISCETYEPSDEDILYADGITSSNGITSMEFSVSSSPPNSFMDATEQSDTPLQRYELIRVNSSNLGYNCKWLSMFEDVDLILYCVDLTSYNEYFHDNNLNLKNKMLESRNIFENIVTNPRFKNKAFLLILNKYDLLEKKIKTTPLTQCEWFHDFNPFITNHSYDDGNSNNNNNASVAQYAFQYIAAKFKKLFCELTGRKLYVSPVTGLEGGSVDAALKYGKEVLMWVNEENKPIASTNEWSSASTEAETTI; translated from the exons ATGAGTAAGATTTTGAGAAGTATATTACCGAATCATTCGTCGaaaaaggttgaagatgatgagtaTAATGTGGAGTACTCGTTTGCCACCGAGTACTCTGGCCCTCCGGTTTCTTATGAGATTCCTAAGGCAGTTCCTGTTGATATCGGAAGTATTCCAACCGCCTCGGTTGTTTCCACACCTGTTAATTCTGGCAATCTGTCACTACCGGTTATCTATCCGGTTGTTAAGAGACGGGTTGAGTTTGTTTCGTCCGAAAATAAGGAAACTAGTCTTCATCAACCTGGATCACTAGAAAAAGAGGGAAGTAGTGCTTCATCGGGCTTTTCGGATAGTCAAGAGAATTCTCATGAGTCTTCCATGAGTTCAGATGTTGAAGGTTTGGATAACGATTGCCACGAGATTGAAGAAGTTAGCGCTAGCGAAGATGATGAGCGAACGGACCAAGAGGTTTCAAATTATGATACGAGAACTCAAATTGTGACGTTTCTTGAGCCTGAGTCTAGCGCTATGGTTCACGATGAGAGTGGTTACGACGAGTCAGGATCGATGATGCAAGAACGACCACACGCTAATCTCAATATCAAAAAGGGGTTATGCCATTATTGCCTTAAGGGAAACCGATTCACAAAGAAGGAGTGTTGCATAGTATGCGATGCGAAATACTGTAGTAAATGTGTGTTGAGAGTGATGGGGTATATGCCAGAAGGTAGAAAATGTATTACTTGTATCGGGTATCCGATAGATGAGTCAAAACGCGGGCAGTTAGGGAAATGTTCGAGCGTTCTTAAGCAAGTGCTTGCAGATTTTCAAGTTGAACAAGTAATGCTTGCTGAAAAATCATGTCAAGTAAACCAAGCACCACATTGGCTCATTTACGTTAATGGTAACCATCTTTCGTTAGAAGAAGCGTATCAGTTGCAAACTTGTTCTCACCCACCGAAAGGTCTTGTTCCGGGATTCTATTGGTATGATAAGTTGTCTGGTTTTTGGGGAAAG GAAGGGAAAAAGCCTAGCCAAATTATTACTCCTGGACTGTCTATTGGTGGGATGATCATGAAAAATGCAAGCAACGGAAGCACAAACGTAATAGTCAACAATCGGGTGATCACTAAACGAGAGCTCTGGATGTTAAAG GTTGCCAGAATCAATCACAAGGGTAGCCCGAGTTATTGGGTAAGCCACAATGGATCGTATCAAGAAGAGGGACAGAACCAACAACAGAATGGGAAAATATGGGAAAAG CGTGGAATAAAGATGGCTTGTTTTATCTTGTCTTTGCCGATGCCACCAAAATCTTTTATCTCGTCCGAGGAAGAAGTAGTGAATGGAAGCCAACAAAAGCAGAAAAAAACTGATACAAAACCGCTAACTAAAATACTTCTAGTTGGTCAAGATCAGTCCGGTATAAGTGCCATCTATAAGCAG GCCAAGATTCTTAACAGAGTTCCATTTTCAGAAGACGAACGTCAAAAAGTCAAATCATTGATCCAGAGAAACTTGTATCTGTATATAAGTATACTTCTTGAGGGTcttcaacaatttgaagaagattATTCAATTCAGATTGGGAAAAAACCGATTGATCAACCTGGTACTTCAG CTGCAGGGAGTTCGGTTGATGACATCGAGTTAAACGTTTATTCTCTAAGTGGAAAATTAAATAAATTTTCTGAATGGCTTCTTCAAATTGTGGAGTCAGGCGATCTAGACGTCATTTTTCCTGCTGCAACTCGTGAGTATGCAGCAGTAGTTGAGGAACTGTGGAAGGATAAAGCTTTTCAAGCAACTTATGCTAGACGAGATGAACTTCCCGCACTCCCGATAGTAGCTGATTATTTCTTACCTCGG GCTGCTGAAATCTCGTGCGAGACTTATGAGCCGTCTGATGAGGACATTCTGTATGCTGATGGTATCACATCTTCAAACGGGATTACTTCAATGGAGTTCTCCGTTTCTTCTTCACCTCCAAATAGCTTCATGGATGCCACTGAGCAGAGTGATACTCCACTGCAAAG GTACGAACTGATTCGAGTGAACTCAAGCAACCTCGGCTACAACTGTAAATGGCTAAGTATGTTTGAAGACGTCGACCTCATCCTCTACTGCGTCGACTTAACTTCATACAACGAATATTTCCACGACAACAACTTAAATCTCAAGAACAAGATGTTAGAAAGCAGAAACATCTTTGAAAACATAGTCACAAATCCAAGATTCAAAAACAAAGCATTCCTTCTAATACTCAACAAGTACGATCTTCTCGAAAAGAAGATCAAAACAACGCCTCTCACACAATGTGAATGGTTTCATGATTTCAATCCGTTCATCACCAACCACTCGTATGACGATGGAAActcaaacaataacaataatgcaTCTGTAGCGCAGTACGCGTTTCAGTACATTGCTGCAAAGTTTAAGAAGTTGTTTTGTGAGTTGACCGGGCGGAAACTGTATGTTTCGCCGGTTACAGGGTTAGAAGGGGGTAGTGTTGATGCAGCTCTTAAGTATGGGAAGGAGGTTTTGATGTGGGTAAATGAAGAAAATAAACCTATTGCTAGTACCAATGAGTGGTCTTCAGCAAGCACAGAGGCTGAGACCACTATATAA